The genomic interval AGTGCCCTGGGTAGCAAAAGGAGCCCTTGCCTAGGAAAATGCATCTTGGTTCTAGAAGTCATGGAATTCTGATCCTTAAAATATCCAGGTGGGTGGGAGGAGCCAAAATGCAAGGGCGGAGCTAAGATGCAAGGGAAGGGCTTAAAGTGCAAGGGAGGGGCTAAAGTACAAGGGCGGAGCTAAAACGCAAGGGAGGAGCCAAAATGCAAAGGAGGAGAGAAGATCCAAGGAGAAGCTACATTGCAAAGGCGGAGCTAAGATGCAAGGGCAGGGCTAAAGTGAAAGGACAGAGCTAAGATGTAAAAGTGGAGCTAAGTGGCAAGGGCATAGCTAAGATGCAAGGGAGGGGCCCCAGGCTTCAGAGAAGAGACCTACTCCCTGGCTTCTTGCCTAAGTACTCAAAAGTCCTTTCAGCAGGACCGGACTGTTTTCTCTAGTCCCTTTGTCACAGCTGCTGTGTTTATGATTTTAAGAGGCCACACACTAGGCATGGAGCTGTCCTAGCTCACTGTGTGCTCTGCTCTCTCCTTGGCCGGTTTCTGGAGGGCTCCCCCTGCCTGCTCAGGGAGCTGTCTACAGAGGCCCTTTCTCTTCAAATCGCCTCACAAAGCCATTACATTTCTGAAATGCACTGATCTGGAGTCCCTGGGCAGAGTTAAGCCAGTACAGGAGAACTGTAGGCCCGAGTGAGGCACAGAGCCAAGGGCTTAGTGTCAGAATTGGATTATTAGAATTTGGAGCTTCCAGCCCTGCTGGCCTCTGGGACGTGGAGATTACCCAGGCGTGTTTGGCTGGGGGCCCACTGGCCTTGCCACGTTTCCTGCCAGGTCTAAGTGTCCTCCCTCAACTGTGACACCTGGGGCACAGAgtgccctctccctccctctccccactctctcctttagccctccctcctgcctcaggtGCCTGGAAGCACACCTGTATCTACCTGGCTGGAACTTACCGTGGAGTTCGTGGCCCACGGTTAGCATTGGAATCTTCTGAGATTTGGTTAAGGACGGAAAATGACAGTCCTAACCCCTAGGATGGCATCAGAATCAGGGGTGGATTCCAAATGGGTGACTGAGTGAGTCCTCAGGtaggctggtgagctggctcattGGGTGAAGGCTCTTGCTGCCAATCCTAACAACCTGAGggccaggaaccacatggtagtAAGAGAGCTGACTCTCAAACGCCATCCTCTGGCCTTCctgcacacacccacagacatgcACACGAGATAAATAAACACATGTAACTAAAAAAACCCTTGCCGTGAGTCTTTAACATGCTGTAGGAGGGAAATAAAGACTTGCAGGACTCTAACTAATCCCCTGTCCACCCAAGTATGCTCCAAGCCTGTCCAAGATCCCAAACAACTCCCAAACATCTCTAAGATCCTTCAACCCATCAGTTGTGGACACTAAACCCACTGATTACAGTGGCTCTCTTTTGCCAGGTCGCAAAAGTCAGGGCACTCTGCAAATGACAGAAGCCAATGGTCCCCCATTGTAGACTCGCCTCATTAAACACAGGAAACAGGTTCCAAGAGGGCACACACTGGCACACGACTACCCAGAGTCACACAGTAAACAAACCCAAGGCCTAACTGCCAACAGAGCGGCTGCCTGTCTTGGATCATCACACACAGTGAGGTTTCCTCCAGGGCAAAGCCCTTGACACCACTTCCTCTCACCTCTCTGGGGCTGGCTAGGCCTCTTCATgccctgcttcctgtctgtgcAGGGTCTGCTTCCGGTCTGCTTCCGGTCTGCTTCCCTCCATGCAGGGTCACGCTCTGTAATCAGCTCTGAATGTGTTTCCAGCATGTCTGTCTCCCTGACCAGCCTGGAGtctcctggcactcaggaggagaTATGGCCCCTGCTAGGTGCTTCCTTCCCCAGTACACACCTCCTCCTCAGACCACCTTGTCTTTCCTGCCCTCTGTTAGAAGGAAATAAGGGCGATCTATGGCAGAACGCTTGCTTGATCCACTCCACCGCATAACCAGGTGCCATTTTGCACTCGTGTAACACCAGCCCTCCTGAGATAGGGGCCTGTGTGTGAAGAATCAGAGGATTAAGgtcaaagctggagagatggctcataggctaagagcactggctgctcttccagaggacgtaggttcaattcctagcacccacatggcagcttataaaTTATCTGGTAACTCCAGTAACATGGGACCCAGGGCCTCTTCTGGTCCCATGAGCACCAGGAATGTACACAGTGCAGagtcatacacacaggcaaaatgccTGTCCtcataaataataatagtagcaataataataatcataataatagtGAAGTTATTCGTTATTCATGGGTTGGTGAGAGGCCAGCTAGAGACTTAGCCAAGAAACAAAGAACTGGATCTTACTGGAAGAGCCGCCCAGCTTAATTGCCACAGCAGTCTTCTTAGAAGAGGCCACGTTTCCAGGGTGGTGGGCCTTTGAtcacagcacccaggaggcagaggcaggtggatctctgagtttgaaatcagcctggtctgcagagcaaaatccaggacagccagggcaatgcaGAGAACCCTTATCTCGAAAACCCACCCACCCATACCCACAAAGATGCCACATTTCCAGCCTATGTAATATACTAGAGCGGAAGTCTCTGGATAAAGAGCACTCAGTCAATGTATGTGGCATGTAAGAAAACCCACCCAGTTCTGGGAGTGCAGGAGATTCTGGGAAAAGGTGAATATCGGGCACAAAGCAAGGACCACCCTCTCTGTCATTctcggttttttttttattggttctgAGATCAAAGGGCTAGGCGAGCTGGGACGGGCATCAGGAAGGCgctgagaggctctgccctgGGGCACACATGCTGTGTGGGGTCTGCTGGCCGGCTCCCTGGCCCACCCAGCCAGCCAGCAGCGGCTGGGCACATGGCACTTGGTGCCTTGCATGTCCTCTACCGGCTTGGCACTGTGGCCTCCTCGCCGGCGGGCGCCCCCTTTTTCCAGTTGCAAGAGTTGTGAGTCTTTCACAGTGCGGAGGGGTGGGGGGGTCCGGGGTGGGCACCTCCCCAGGGTGCAGGCAGGCCCCATCCGCCAGTACATCCTGGGCTTTCGGCAGCTACTGCGGGGGTGAGGCGAGCTCAGCTCTTCTCCCCGCCTGTGGGAGTTGGCAGACCTGGAGGAGCCCCTCGGGGGCCTCAGCGAGACATCATCCGGACAAACTCTGGGAGGGGACAGAAACGGGTGTAGAGAGTGGCAGTCAGAGCCAGCAAAGGACATTGGGGCCGGGCCCCTCCTCATCACCCTTGCTTCGAGGCTGCGCTGTCCCCACCTCCACACTCCATCTCTGTAAGGAAGCTCTGGGGGCTTCTGGTCTGCAAGTCTGACCCATGCAGACACCCCCCCGCAGCTCCTCCCTAGTGGGTGGCCTCACAGCCTGATATTTCCAGCACAGTCCCCTGGGTATATCACAGTTttatgggtttttgtttatttggttgagtttttgtttatgtgtgtgtgtgtgttttgttttgttaatccaTTCACTTACAGAGGAACATCTTGGCTGTGTCCAGGTTTTGGCAACTGTTAATAAAGCAGCCACGAATATCTATATTCAGGCTTCTACACTGACATATACCTTCAACTCACTGGGATAAATATCccctcctttatttttatttttaaggagactttatttatttaatgtatgtgagtacactgttgatctcttcagacacagcagaagagggcatcagatcccattacagatggttgtgagccaccatgtggttgctgggaattgaactcaggacctctggaagagcagccagtgcttttttaacaacaacaaaacaaaacaaattgttttgtttttgtttttgttttgtttttcaagacagggtttctctgtctagccctggctgttctggaactcactttgtagaccaggctggcctctaactcagaaatccgcctgcctctgcctcctgagtgctggaattaaaggcgcgtgccaccactGGCCGActcagacagtgctcttaaccgacaagctatccctccagcccttatctttatttttaattgtgagtgtgcatgcgtgtgtggtggtggtggtggtggtggtgtgtgtgtgtgtgtgtgtgtgtgtgtgtgtgtgtgtgtgtgtgtgttgtgaaggCAAAGGAGGCCACGAGGTGCCCTAGAGTTGGAGTTGCAGGCACCTGAGGGGCCTGGAATGTGGGTGCAACCTGAACCCTCTTCCAGGGCATCAGGTGCTGTTAAATCCCAGAGCATTTCCCCAGCGCTTAGCAGAGTTTCTAGATCGGACCATAGAGGCTCCTCTccacccagtgtcactctctctttccCTTGACCCCCTGACCCCTGTGTTCTGGGCACGAGCCAGCATGCATCCATCCTGGCTCTCCACCCAGAAGTAAGTTCCTAGAGTATAAGATGAATGCTACTTTTCCGTTCTGTCTTCCACAGTGCCAAGAATGGGGCTGCGCGTGCGCAGCTGACTCCAACCTCTGTCTGCATCCCAACTCTGCTTTCCAACAGCTAGGCAACTGTGTCTGtcgtgagacagggtctctccatgtaCCTACCCCACCCCGGTGTCCTGGAACCCTCTGTGTAGATCaagttggcctggagctcacagagagcCACATCTTTCCGCCTCCCCGGTGTCGGGATCAAAAGGGATCCGTGTGCCACCGCGCCTGGCTTTTATACGATTTTGAGCTTTATTACTAAGCAAGCCTCGGTGTTCTCACTGTTTAATATGAAGTGGTGGAAGTACAGGCCATAGCATTGTGAGAACAGAGAGGTATACACATTAAGCTACCTATGACAAGCGCTCGGTACACATAGGATAAAAGATTGCCAGTTTTAtggattccttaaaaaaaaaaatgcctgtatGATTAGGCAGGTGTATCGGCTcacatatttaatcccagcacttgggaggcagaggcaggtagatctccgattctgaggccagcctggtctatgccagtgattctcaaacttcctaaCACCGCAGCCCTTTAAAATGGTTCCTTGTGTTCTGATGATCCCAGACCCTAAAactattttttgttgctacttcataattgtaattttgctactgcgaTGAATCAGAACGTAAATATCTGACCTGCAGGGTTCCTGATGTTCAACCTCTTTGAAAGGATCGTTCCAACCCCAGgctgggagttccaggccatttggggctacagagtgaaaccctgtctcgaaagaaagaaagaaagaaagaaagaaagaaagaaagaaagaaaggaaggaaggaaggaaggaaggaaggaaggaaggaaggaaggaaggaagagccgggcagtggtggtgcacacctttgatgccagcacttgggaggcagaagcaggagggtttctgagtttgaggccagcctggtctacagagtgagttccaggacagcctgggctacacagagaaaccctgtctcaaaaaaaaaaaaaaaaaaaaaaaaaaagaaggaagatgtCTAGTGAATCTTATCTATATGTGAGGTGTGAGGTGTTTATTGTGTAAGAAATGTTGAGATAAAGAACACAAAGTTACTCTCCTCTCAAATTTCAAAGTCTATCAGGGCAGCATGGGGTACAGGGATGGACCtgtacagaggtcagaaaagaggAGACTCAGTCTGCAGAAGGGGGGTCTACTACCGGGTCCTAGAAGAATAAGGGGGGGTCTACTACTGGGTCCTAGAAGAATAAGGGGGGTCTACTACCGGGTCCTAGAAGAATAAGGGGGGTCTACTACCGGGTCCTAGAAGAATAAGGGGGGGTCTACTACCGGGTCCTAGAAGAATAAGGGGGGGTCTACTACCGGGTCCTAGAAGAATAAGTAGAATTTCACTTAAGggtgggtgagatggctcaggaggtaaaggtgATTGCTGCAAAGATCGAAggcctaagtttgatccccaggagcCACCTCTTGCAGGTTGTCCTTCACACTCATGCCTTGGAATGTGTGTGGAAGCACACAcactggatggatggatagatagatagatagatagatagatagatagatagatagataaaatgcaGTTTAAATGATTCAACCCAAATGCAAaaagggcaccaggcacaaagGACAGCATATTTCCGGAAAGGTCTCACAGGGTCATTTGTCTTGGGCAGTTCAGAGTGAAGGAACAATAGATAGATGGCTGGAACAGTGACCTGTGGTCAGATGTCAGAGGCCTATGGTCAGGCTGAGGAGCTGTGATGCTCAGAGAACAGCATGAAGGGTGAACAGAGACAGTTGAGGCAGACTGACCACAAGGGTGGACGAATATATGAATGGCTGGATACAAACAGGAAGGGGAAATGACGGGACAGACAGATCAATGGCTGCGAGGAACAAACCAGGGACGCATAGGAGGAGAGATGTGGGTGGGAGCCCAGGTACCGAGACGTATGCATGGCTGGATGTATAGTCAAATGAGAATGGGTGCAGAATAAACCGATCAATGCACGGATCCATGCTGTACCGATGGCTTTTAGAGATGGTAACAAACTGAACAGACACCTGGACGGATGAAGAAATGAACGGGTGAAAAGTATGaatgatagacaggtagatggaTACACGGACTGTGATGGGCATGGATTGGCATATACACAGATACGATGGAAGAAATGCAAGGCAGGGTGGGGAGCAAGGCACAGAAACTTAGGTGGGATTGGTGATTTCCTAGTGCGCCTGCGCTTAGAGGGCTCCGTGGCTGGCTCCCTTCGCACCGGTTTTCAAGCCCCACCTACCTTCAAAGTCCACTCGTCCATCTCCATTGAGGTCCACGTCTCGGATAATTTCCTCTATGTCCCGGTGTCCCACCTGATGACCCAGGAGCTTCCTCATGGCCTCTCGAAGCTCGCTCGTACTTATCTCCCCGTCACCGTTGGTATCAAACTGAAGAGTGTTACAGGGAGAGAATGTTGAATGGATGAGCGGCGGACCCCAACACGGAGCAGGGTTCCCCCCTATGTCAGGGCTCCTTCCCTATCCAAGACCCCCTCCCACGTTCTAGGACTAGGATCCAGGATTTAGAATCCTTTATAGTCATCCCGAGGTTGGGACTGAGCCCGTCTACTCCTGCTTGTCACCACCCATCACTCACCTCCCGAAAGGCGTCTCTCAGCTCCTTTACACCAATCATATCTGCCGTCTCCGCCAGGAGTTTAGGGCCCATCAGTTCCACAAAGTCATCAAAATCCACGTGGCCACCCACTGGAGCCAAAAGAAGAAGGGATTGAGCCACTCTCAACCCAAGAGCTGCCCACCTCTCACTAAGcagcctcctccatctcctccaccTCCAGGTCCGGGTGTGACCGAGGTCAATGAGGTCAGACCTCAGACAAGGGGCTGGTCAGGAAACGACTCGAGGGGTGGTCAGGGAGCCAGAAAAGGGGAGAGTCACAAAGTGGGCAGGAGGAAGCACAGGAGAAAAAAGCATCGGGCAACAGACTCCGGTGAGGAATGTCAAAGATGAAGAAGCCAAGATGCTCtcagaggaagaaaggacagaagttCCGTGGACCTGCGCCACACGCTCCAAGCCTTACTTACTCGAGCTGTGCTAATACAAACTCAACTTCCAAGCAACTAACAGCAGGTGGAAGGAAGTAGCGCACCCACCTGTCTGCTGGCtacaactttcttttctttctttttttaaagatttatttattattatacataactaGACTGTAGCTGGCCAGACaacccagcagagggcatcagatctcattgtgaaccaccatgcggttgctgggatttgaactcaggacctctggaagagcagtcagtgctcttacccgctgagccatctcaccagcccctggctaCAACTTTCAATGAGGACTGACTGCAGCAGGAGGAAATCCAGCAGGGGgtctggaggggtgggggtggggagaccccagcatagtgttcatttgtgtatgtgtgcatgcgccTATGTGTATGCAGGCATATGTGCatctatagaggccagaggtcaatgtcaggcACCACGACCCTCcactgctctccaccttattgtttgaggcagggtctctcactaaccgGAAGTTCACTAACTGAGCTACAGTAGTAGGTCAGCAAACCCTTCCTTTTTCCATTGCctagtgctggaatcacagataCATACTGTCGCGCTTGGCTTCCTCCTAGCACCCCACCCTCACGCCCCcgctatcaccaccaccatcaccatcaccaccaccatcatcatcttccTTGAGACAGAgccttctgtagcccaggctggcctcaaacttgctatgtatctgaggatgaccttgaacttgattttatgtgcatgggtttTTTTTAAcctacatgtttgtctgtgtcccacatgcatgcctggtgcccacaaagCCAGAAGAAGAGCTCACACCATCCTGGAGATAGaagtctccatgtgggtgctgtgagaATCAGACCCATGtcctcctctggaagaacagccagtgcccttacCTGGGGACCAACTTGTCAGCCCCAATCTAGAATGTCTGCCCCTCCATCTCCCAGGTGTGCTCTCAGCACGgggattggggtgtgtgtgtgtgtgtggtggagacaggagggtccctggagcttgctgaccaAACTCCTCTTACCAAATCAGTGAGctgtaggcatgtaccaccaagcctggtttATGCATCTCTTAGGACCAAACCTGGGGCTTTGAGTATGTTAGGCCAGCGCTCAACCAACCAAGCTGTATCCCATCTCCATACCAACTCCATGAGTTGGCTTACACTCCAGTGCCCCCTGCAGGGGCTGCAGGGGTGCAGCAGTTAGTGTGACTCTATCCTGTGTGggacccttcccttcccttcccttcccttcccttcccttcccttcccttcccttcccttcccttcccttcccttcccttcccttccctacccttcccttcccttcccttcccttcccttcccttcccttccccttccccttccccttccccttccccttccccttccccttccccttccccttcccttcccttccctttctttcccatttccctGTTCCCCCCTGCACTTTCCTTCCCTTATGTGACAAacgcctcaaactcagatcctcatttcTGTAGAACCCAGATAAAGACACAGGACCTCGTGATACCAACAGCATCCTCTTTACTTCTTACTGTGAGCCCCGTTTTAGGGTGCTGCTGTTCACCTCACGCCCTAACTTACTCCTACCGTCTCCTTACACTCCTTACAACCCTGATTCACAcgggaagaaactgaggctcagaaaagACAAGCGGGTTTGTGTCGGGAAACACAGAACACGAGATACAAGAGCTGACCCCAGGCCCGTGTGACCAATCGGGAGGGGGCGGCGGCGACTCACGGTTCATGTTGATCTGCTGAGACAGCTCAATGAGCTCCATCTCGGTGGGCATGTAGCCCATGGTGCGCATGCAGTTCCCCAGGTCCCGGCAGTTGATGTAACCATCCTTGTCTTTGTCAAATTCTCGGAAGGCCTCTCGGAGCTCTGGGGGAAGGGAGCAGGGGCAGATGTGGTCGGAGATGGGACCCATCTTTAAAGCAAAGGCAGCCCAGGGCCAGCTCTGAGAGGTAGAGACCCCGGAGTCCCCTAGGCCTCTGGCATTGCCCAAGGCTCTCTACAAAATGATCCCTGTTTTGTGCTAGGGACTGTTCCAAGTGAACCTGCCTCTCTCCCCGCCAACAcctagaggcaggtggatctttttaAGTTCAAAGCTGGACTATTCTATAAGGAGTAGGtagcaaaatcctgtctcaaaaaaaccacaccacagccaggcagtggtggcaaatgcccttaatcccagcacctgggaggcagaggcaggtggatttctgagttcgaggccagcctggtctacagaatgagttccaggacagccagggctacacagagaaaccctgtcttgaaaacaccaacaaaacaaaacaaaacaaacaaacaaacaaaaaaaaaacagctgggtgtggtggtgcatatgcCATTagccccagcacctgggaggcagaggcaggtggatctctaagtttgaggccagcctggtctacagtgtgagctccaggatagccaaggctatgaagagaaaccctgtctaggaaaacaaaacaaacaaccaaaccaaaccaaaccaaaccaaaccaaaccaaaaaccacacCCCACACAAAGAGTTGAGCAGCCCTTTTCTCTAAGCCTGACTTTACCTTCAATCTCCTCTGGTCGTAACGATCTGTCCTGAAACAAGAGAACATGTCACATTAGCAGCAGCAAGGGACCTAAAACTTGCAATATGCCCATCTAATGGGGGCATCCAAGTGGCAGCAGACAGTAGGGGGGAGGTGATAGGAGGGGAGCAGAGGTCTGTCTGGACCTTGAGGGAAAAATATGAAGTCCCCAAGTCTTAGAACAAGAGTGGCATTGGCAGAGATGTCCCACACCCGATAGTCCCTGCAAAGACTGGGCCACCAAGGAGCTTCTGCCTTCTCCAGACACAAGAATGAGTTGGGAACAGAGCCGGTCCAGAGACAGAAACCTGTAAATAAAATAGGGCCTGGGGAAGTCACCTAGTGACCACAGAGGGAAGAGACCACCCAGTGACACCAGGAGGAGCCTGGCAGCAGAGGCCTGCATGCCATGGGAGATGGGGGTTGCTAGAGGAGGAGAGCAGGCAGGGGCCACTCAGGCAACCCCAAGGGAAGAAAAGGGTCTCAGGGTATGCAAGGAAGAGCTGGAGCTGTGTCCATCTTCCTGGGCACTGCCCTCACCTTCCCTGATGTGATCCCCATGCCTGTACCAGGCCCATTATAAGACTCAGCATAGGACCTGGGGGCTGCCAGTGTCCAGAAGCTGCATGCCTGCAGCTGCCAGCAAGGCACATATCTCCACACGGAGCCAAAGAAACCCTGCACTCAGGCATTAAACCTGCTGCCAGAGAAgtttccaaaaaataaaacaaattaagagGAAGGGTAGGGTAGGCTCCTGGTGATGACGGCCATCACCCAGGCCTGCCTGGTAGGCCTTTGATAATGGCGACCATCACCCCAGGCCTGCCCAGGAACTCCCAGTTCAGCATAGGTATGGGTGCCATTGTTCCTGCTCTCTGCCTTAGGGTGGAGAGAGTATGGGGTAGGTCTGGCTACCCTAAGGAGGCTCCCAGCAGGCATTGGCTCCCATATCATTAACACAGGCAGGCATACTGGGAATGCCATAGTGAGTGTGGGCTATCTCAGCTGTGCACAAAGGTCATTTCAGTCAGTGTGGAGCCAAGAAGGGTGGAGGCCAGGGAGACTGGAGACAAAGGCACCCGGACACAGGCACCCAGTCTGAAGATCATGTCCAAAGGGGAGGTTGATGTTGATGTTCAGAATGGATGCGAGTTTGTAAGGAGCAGGCTACAGATAGCTCAGCTCTTCCCAGGGGGCAGTTCCAGTTGAGGAGCAAGAGTTGCTCTCTGTGATGTGACATGGCTGCAGAGATTTTCCCCTTCAAAGGCTGGCCCACTGTACACAGAACGAGGGTCACTCCTGCTCCCAGACAGAAATACAGGTTCCCGGACATGCCTGGGTGGCCAAAAAAggtatatttccatatattataTCACCAGTATGTGATAATAATTGTACAGTCATCCCTCATTATCAGCGAGGGATTGATTCCAGAAACCCCAGGCACGCCAGCATCCAGAAATGCTCAAGTCTTTTACATAAAATGGCATGCTGATTTGCATATAATTTACATACCTCCTCCAGTATACTTCAAATCACCTCGAGATGGCTTGTTCTATGTATGCAATGCAAATACTATGCAGATAGTTGGTACATTGTATTATTTGGGAAATGaggacaaaaataataataattgtgcgTTTTCAGGGCAGATGcagggtttgattttttttttcacttaaatgtttttaaagacatttttatttgatgtgtatgagtgttcttcCTGCTCACGTGTATGTATGCGCACCACCTGCACATACGTGGTGCtttaagaagccagaagaggacatcaggtccccTGGGGCCTGAACTCACTgtcatctgcaagaacagcaagcactcttaacatctgggctctctttccagccccagaTGCAAAGTTTGAAAAAATTTATTGtgcggtggtgtgtgtgtgtgtgtgtgtgtgtgtgtagatcagaggataacttgcaggagtcagttctccccttccaccacgtgagtcctagggattgaacttaggtcgtCAGAcgtggcagcaagcacctttacctgccaaGCCACCTCACCAGATTCAGATGCCAGTCTTTTTGATCCACTGTTTCGTGAATCCTCAAAGGTGGGAACACAAGGAAAAGGGGAGCAGACTGTATGCCTGTGTACACAAGTGCACAAAGTATACTCAGTGGGCTCAGCTACGGATATAACGAGAGTTAGTCCTTTCCCGCCCCCAGACCCTGAGCAGCTTGCCGCCCCTCCAGGGCTGAGTTCTGCAGGTCTGGGAA from Mus musculus strain C57BL/6J chromosome 5, GRCm38.p6 C57BL/6J carries:
- the Cabp1 gene encoding calcium-binding protein 1 isoform 3 (isoform 3 is encoded by transcript variant 3), giving the protein MGNCVKSPLRNLSRKDRSLRPEEIEELREAFREFDKDKDGYINCRDLGNCMRTMGYMPTEMELIELSQQINMNLGGHVDFDDFVELMGPKLLAETADMIGVKELRDAFREFDTNGDGEISTSELREAMRKLLGHQVGHRDIEEIIRDVDLNGDGRVDFEEFVRMMSR
- the Cabp1 gene encoding calcium-binding protein 1 isoform 2 (isoform 2 is encoded by transcript variant 2), whose protein sequence is MGNCVKSPLRNLSRKMRQEEKTSYMAVQTSEDGLADGGELHGPLMMLAQNCAVMHNLLGPACIFLRKGFAENRQPDRSLRPEEIEELREAFREFDKDKDGYINCRDLGNCMRTMGYMPTEMELIELSQQINMNLGGHVDFDDFVELMGPKLLAETADMIGVKELRDAFREFDTNGDGEISTSELREAMRKLLGHQVGHRDIEEIIRDVDLNGDGRVDFEEFVRMMSR